CAAACGTTGGTCGCCAAGTCTTCGGATCTAACCGCCCACCTCAAGCGAGTCAGCGACGAACACGAATCCAGCTTGCAGGCCAACGAACAAGCTCACGCTCAGGTCCGTGAACTTCAGAACGAAATCCATCGCCAGAATACAACGATTCGTGCGTTACGTCGGGAACGTGGCTCGATTGAGAATCTCGACTCACGCGACGCGGCTTGAATCAGCAGAGGTTTCCGATTCGGAGAGCTCGCGGGGCTGAACGTACTTTGACTTGCGGTGCTTGCGAGCCAACCGTCGATTGCCAACGCTCTCGGCAATACGGGCTCGCAATTCTGCCAGGATGTTTCGGTCGATTACCTCTTCGTCTTTTCCTGGTTTGACAAACACTTCCATCCAAGTATCGATCAACGGCTCTTCGTTCCCGTCAGCAGCTTTGAGGCACTGAACGCCCACGGTCATCAGTTTCGAGATCGACTTAAAAGCTTTGTACAGCTCGTTCTTATCAGCTTGCAAAATCGCAACTTCGAGATCGTCAACATCCATCGCGAAGACGCCATACATCGCGACCGCAGTCATCATGTCGTTCGCCATATTCTCCGGATCACGGGAGAAGACATCGTTGATCACCTCTCCCGCGAATCGGGCATCTCGCATATGCACCCCGTAAAGCACCGCGGGCAGGACGGTATTGGCATCACGATTCTCTACCCGACGGAAGTTACGAGCGAGCGTTTTCATTTTGGGCTCCTGATCGCCGATCATTAGCACCCACAAAGCTTGCCTCCACACATCTGGAACCGTATAGACCAACGCACCGATTCGCTTGATGAACTTTTCAGCTAGCCGATTGTATTTCTTCCGTGTGGCGGCATCGACCGAATCGGAATACTCACACTTGCTGTATAGCTTGCCAAGGACATCCATCACTGCAGCCAAAAATGGCTCGGGATGTCGTGGCAGCTTCATCAACTTCTTGATTCCGGTTGATGGATCGTCCGACGAAACGTTCACGCACGACCAGACATGGCCGAGCGCTTCGGTAGCGTTTTTACGTTTCATCGCCTTTGTAAGCGTACTGGCCAAAATCCCGTCGGGCTGCTCATCGAAGTGCCGCAGGGTATTGCGAGCCACGTCTGTCGCGCTGGACGCATCGGGCAGCTTCTGAAATACAGTCACGAAACCGTTGTAATCCTGGTGTGCCAGTGCCAACGTCGCATGCGCAATCGCTAGCGGTATCGATTCCGCCTTGTCTTTGATCGACTTCACAAACGCGTCTGCGGCCGCGATTTCGTTATCTTCGATGTACAAGCCTAGCAGCTCGGTCAACGCATACGTGTAGCTCGGATCCAGCTCGAATGCTTGGCGAAGATGAAACTTTGCTGCGTCTCTATCTCCGTTGCGAAGTGCGGTGACGGAGTAGTATCCATGGCTGAGTGCGACGTTGGGTCCCCGATCCAATAATGCGGTCGCAGCCATGTCATACAGCTCATCGTTTTCCAAATTCATGGCCCAATCAGCAAGACGGCTCCATGCCTCAAGATTCGATGGGTCACGCTCAAGCGCCAGTTGAATTCTCTCACACGCCTTTTCGGTCTGTTCGGTTAGGTTCAACAGATTGGCCGCGAACAGATTCAGCTGACTTAAGTCGTACGGATCGATGCCTTCGGGCGAACAAGCTTCGATCGCTTCTTCGACCATGTCTCGTTCGTAGTAGCGTTGGGCCAACAGTCCGTGCAGATCCACGTTGCGTCGATCTCTTTGAATCGCCGCCTTTAAGACACCGACGGACTCCTCCCACTGATCCTCGCGATGAAGCATCTCGGCCAATCGAATGTTGGCGTTCGAATCATTCGGTCGCTGTGTAACCAGATCTCGAGCCGCCGCCACCGCATCCGGCTCTCGATTTTCATACTGACAAAGAGACAGAAACAATCCCCACGTGTCACCACAGTTTGGAGACAACATTGCGGCGTCATGAATCAAACGACGGCGTTCATCTTCGTCTTCGGTCGACCGTCCTAATTCCACCATTAGGCTGGCGTCTGATGGTGCCGCCCCCAAGGCTTGCCGTAAGGTTTGCTCGGCATCCTGAGGTCGATCAACGGACTGATAGACTTGCGAAGTTCGAATCGCCAGTTCGCTATTGAACGGGTCCAGCTCCAAAGCCTTTTCGAATGCAGATACCGCCGCAGGCAAATCGTTTTTACCAATGTAAATTTCGCCTAGGTCCTGCCAGTACTCCGGCTGGTGGCTAAAACGTTTTTCGCCATCCAAAAGCACCTTTTCGGCTTCATCAAAGCGGCGATAGTCGCAATGGTGATCTGCTGCGACTTTGTGGATGGTCAACACGTCGGGACGCACTTCACAAAGTTCATTGAGCTGCTGACAGATCTGCTGATCGTCTAGCATCCCGGTCGCAAAACGCTTGTAGGCGACAACACCAGATCCGTTGCTACGCTGCCGAATCAGTTCCCGAAAATGTTCCGCGAGAACCTCTTTGGCTTGTGATTCGTTTTCACAAAGCTTGATCCATGTGAGAACCGCAGGCATGTGATCGCAATCCATCTGAATCGCTTGACGGCAGTTTTCAAGTGCCGCTTCTATTTCGCCACGGCCGACCTGCGCCTCCGCCAGGATGTTGTACGACATCGCGGACTTTTCACAATCAAGCCCTTTCAACGCACTGCGATGTGCCTCGTCATACCAACCCGCTGCCGAACAGACCAGCGAACGTTCACGCCATGCCCAAGCGTCAAAATCACAGGTCTCCAAAATCTGATCCAGGTATCGCACAGCTTCTTCATAGCGAGCTGCCTTATGTAGG
This is a stretch of genomic DNA from Stieleria sp. JC731. It encodes these proteins:
- a CDS encoding tetratricopeptide repeat protein, yielding MTQFDKDSSSPNLATLERDLSEVRKELRRLSDLGLYLDAYEFAKGKLGDDLLQWSGCDGGLIALKMADRLGGTQLSNVLTYRMGRRYPDDPEVRFLRTMQKLSHRPLAQVWLQIRGQELDTDDDELKSQWAIVKGLILCGMRDFDRGFDWLEIGRKLSPDDPRPVLRIATAYLSCDKMDQAIQTCRDAITMLPSYPPSIQTLSHLLLQDNQVDEAFAILQQSVDTTQSGGCRLQLASMEMQRHEYEKAATLVDGIGQYFPLADPARRDRAKRDSVLSSIAKIRSELACHRGDYETAIALAKIANNPFHDTLAENLERNSTSGKRVRLKVPFVRQNHVTCAPATLTMLSSYWGIEVDHDAVVNEICYDGTAPVKQRVWAEENGLIAREFRLTEMVAHQLIDAEIPFAISTVDPGSGHINVVCGYDSRRGVLLMQDPGTWHAIEALLREFIEQYEAFGPRGLILIPPREIHRLESIELPDSDKFDQQHAIAAALQNHDRDSAANIFEKMKADAPEHSITLWAETEVARYDVNLPVRLDAMQRLRDRFPKTELLTLAECDLLALFDRQDKVVERLRECVKGETPSTESRLRLMRLLESEEDSQERLEQLRTVLRTAPTNPEGLSNEAIRLWDRMERDDALELLRLAAMSGERDEEHARRYLAAAIRMSRREEALDVLRERFEKHGHASGQPAITYAYALARTTHADRAADVIRRALQMRSHDGELLCEAASALGQFEKPAIGLELIENATIPLPADQVLFTKANLAMTDGRPYDALDCLTELYRLQPMNFDIAARIADLKASLEGMNSTLDFLHAIVQSYPHCRSMLSITAEYLHKAARYEEAVRYLDQILETCDFDAWAWRERSLVCSAAGWYDEAHRSALKGLDCEKSAMSYNILAEAQVGRGEIEAALENCRQAIQMDCDHMPAVLTWIKLCENESQAKEVLAEHFRELIRQRSNGSGVVAYKRFATGMLDDQQICQQLNELCEVRPDVLTIHKVAADHHCDYRRFDEAEKVLLDGEKRFSHQPEYWQDLGEIYIGKNDLPAAVSAFEKALELDPFNSELAIRTSQVYQSVDRPQDAEQTLRQALGAAPSDASLMVELGRSTEDEDERRRLIHDAAMLSPNCGDTWGLFLSLCQYENREPDAVAAARDLVTQRPNDSNANIRLAEMLHREDQWEESVGVLKAAIQRDRRNVDLHGLLAQRYYERDMVEEAIEACSPEGIDPYDLSQLNLFAANLLNLTEQTEKACERIQLALERDPSNLEAWSRLADWAMNLENDELYDMAATALLDRGPNVALSHGYYSVTALRNGDRDAAKFHLRQAFELDPSYTYALTELLGLYIEDNEIAAADAFVKSIKDKAESIPLAIAHATLALAHQDYNGFVTVFQKLPDASSATDVARNTLRHFDEQPDGILASTLTKAMKRKNATEALGHVWSCVNVSSDDPSTGIKKLMKLPRHPEPFLAAVMDVLGKLYSKCEYSDSVDAATRKKYNRLAEKFIKRIGALVYTVPDVWRQALWVLMIGDQEPKMKTLARNFRRVENRDANTVLPAVLYGVHMRDARFAGEVINDVFSRDPENMANDMMTAVAMYGVFAMDVDDLEVAILQADKNELYKAFKSISKLMTVGVQCLKAADGNEEPLIDTWMEVFVKPGKDEEVIDRNILAELRARIAESVGNRRLARKHRKSKYVQPRELSESETSADSSRVA